The following coding sequences are from one Deltaproteobacteria bacterium window:
- a CDS encoding aldehyde dehydrogenase family protein, whose product MAKECKFLIDGQWRQSSKEEDIKNPFNNETIARVYFAEERDIEDAVLSSQRAFEITKKAPAYKRADILNNIVRGLEHRKEEFAKTITLEAGKPISDSKAEVSRAINTFQIASEEAKRIGGEVIPLDLMRGSENRFGIVRRFPIGPILGITPFNFPLNLVAHKVAPAIASGNTIILKPAPKTPVTALMLGELISDAGFPAGGLNIVPCSILLAEKLVTDKRIKKLSFTGSAAVGLKLKAMAGMKKVTLELGGNAAVIIHSDADIDFAAKRCAIGAFSYAGQICISVQRIYAHEDIYAKFMDKFLANVRNLKSGDPMDESTNIGPMIDEGVAKRTEEWLNEAVKDGAKILLGGKRNGIFFEPTVLTNVKPSMKVCGEEVFAPLATVERYKGFEDAVSMVNNAIYGLQAGVFTRDIGRIFQAYNTLEVGGVIVNDIPTYRLDHMPYGGVKMSGFGREGIRYAMEEMTEMKLLAVNPGEP is encoded by the coding sequence ATGGCAAAGGAATGTAAATTTCTCATAGACGGCCAATGGCGGCAGTCCTCAAAAGAAGAGGATATTAAAAACCCCTTTAATAACGAAACCATTGCCCGTGTGTATTTTGCAGAGGAAAGAGATATAGAGGATGCTGTTCTGTCAAGCCAGAGGGCATTTGAGATTACAAAAAAAGCTCCGGCATATAAGCGGGCAGATATTTTAAATAATATTGTCAGAGGACTTGAGCATAGGAAAGAGGAATTTGCAAAAACCATCACGCTTGAGGCAGGCAAGCCCATTTCAGATTCAAAGGCCGAAGTTTCAAGGGCAATCAATACATTCCAGATTGCATCAGAGGAGGCAAAGAGGATAGGAGGGGAAGTAATACCCCTTGACCTCATGCGAGGCTCTGAAAACAGATTCGGCATAGTAAGACGGTTTCCCATAGGCCCTATTCTTGGAATAACGCCATTTAATTTTCCTCTTAATCTTGTAGCTCACAAGGTTGCGCCTGCAATCGCATCTGGCAATACAATCATCTTAAAACCAGCGCCAAAGACCCCTGTCACAGCCTTAATGCTCGGAGAGCTGATATCTGACGCAGGTTTCCCGGCAGGCGGGTTAAATATTGTCCCATGCTCAATCCTTCTTGCGGAAAAATTAGTTACAGACAAGCGGATAAAAAAGCTTTCATTCACCGGAAGCGCAGCCGTTGGTCTTAAGCTAAAGGCAATGGCAGGGATGAAAAAAGTAACACTGGAGCTCGGCGGCAATGCAGCCGTTATTATCCATTCTGACGCTGATATTGATTTTGCCGCAAAGAGATGCGCGATTGGCGCATTTTCCTATGCCGGGCAAATTTGTATATCCGTGCAGAGGATTTATGCGCACGAGGATATTTACGCAAAATTTATGGATAAATTTTTAGCAAATGTCAGAAACCTGAAATCAGGCGACCCGATGGACGAATCAACGAACATCGGGCCTATGATAGATGAAGGGGTTGCAAAGCGCACAGAGGAATGGCTGAACGAGGCAGTGAAAGACGGGGCAAAGATTTTGCTTGGAGGCAAAAGAAACGGAATTTTTTTTGAGCCAACCGTGCTTACTAATGTCAAACCTTCAATGAAGGTTTGCGGAGAAGAGGTCTTTGCGCCACTTGCCACAGTGGAAAGATATAAAGGATTTGAGGATGCGGTGTCAATGGTGAATAATGCTATATATGGGCTTCAGGCAGGCGTGTTTACAAGAGATATAGGAAGGATATTTCAGGCATACAATACGCTGGAGGTCGGCGGCGTGATAGTGAACGATATACCTACATACCGTCTCGACCACATGCCCTACGGCGGGGTTAAGATGAGCGGCTTTGGCAGGGAAGGTATAAGATATGCCATGGAGGAGATGACAGAGATGAAACTTCTGGCAGTGAATCCTGGGGAGCCATAA
- a CDS encoding type II toxin-antitoxin system RelE/ParE family toxin, which translates to MNVQFRASFSKDLRKVNNKDLLNRIKETIERVEKAQSLQDIANLKKLKGGNNCYRIRLGEYRIGLTIENDTVTFVRCMNRKEIYRYFP; encoded by the coding sequence GTGAACGTTCAATTCAGAGCCAGCTTTTCCAAAGACCTCCGCAAGGTTAATAATAAGGATTTATTAAATCGCATCAAAGAGACGATTGAGCGCGTAGAGAAGGCTCAAAGCCTGCAAGACATAGCTAATCTTAAAAAACTGAAGGGTGGAAACAACTGCTATCGTATTAGATTGGGTGAATATAGAATAGGGCTGACTATTGAAAACGACACAGTAACTTTTGTGCGCTGTATGAATAGAAAAGAGATTTACAGATACTTCCCGTAA
- a CDS encoding DUF5677 domain-containing protein, which produces MLNIELIKKPNQDHFKSFLAICLKLIDLNSIKTKKIDPPMFYRQEMFVKFSYHLATIIHIEKGIMIAFAGRSHRLYDYSSVNVLTRALLETFLTYYYVFCDAKDEDESRFRYWNWWIDGLNSRQQVKNIKDPLLIGKLENERRDIDDCTVKIKSTKAYSRLSAPQKKEFEKKRKWIRPGWIDIAVKAGMKKSTARHAYSYFSSYAHTNSLSILQFSQATISNKGKEANPNMLKLLFMVAAMFIDEFAKYFQLKDQLSEYEQELVANWLLVAKNMSVAE; this is translated from the coding sequence ATGTTAAACATCGAATTGATAAAAAAACCAAACCAAGATCATTTTAAATCATTCTTGGCGATCTGTCTAAAGCTAATAGACTTAAATTCTATAAAAACCAAAAAGATTGATCCGCCGATGTTTTACAGGCAGGAAATGTTCGTGAAGTTCAGCTATCATTTGGCGACAATTATACACATAGAGAAGGGGATAATGATTGCATTTGCGGGTAGAAGCCATCGTTTATATGATTATTCTTCCGTAAACGTATTAACAAGAGCATTATTGGAAACATTTCTGACATATTATTATGTATTCTGTGATGCAAAGGATGAAGATGAGTCTCGCTTTAGATACTGGAATTGGTGGATTGACGGCTTAAATTCGAGACAGCAGGTGAAAAATATTAAAGATCCTTTGCTCATTGGTAAATTGGAAAATGAAAGAAGAGATATTGATGATTGTACGGTTAAAATTAAATCCACAAAAGCTTACTCAAGATTGTCAGCGCCTCAAAAAAAGGAATTTGAAAAAAAGAGAAAATGGATTAGACCTGGTTGGATTGATATAGCAGTAAAGGCTGGAATGAAGAAGAGTACTGCAAGACACGCGTATAGTTACTTTTCTTCCTATGCACATACGAACAGTTTAAGTATTCTTCAGTTTTCTCAGGCTACTATTAGTAATAAAGGCAAAGAAGCCAACCCTAACATGCTGAAATTGCTCTTTATGGTTGCAGCTATGTTTATTGATGAATTTGCAAAGTATTTTCAATTAAAAGATCAGCTATCCGAATACGAACAAGAATTAGTAGCTAATTGGTTACTGGTAGCTAAGAATATGTCAGTGGCGGAGTAA
- a CDS encoding class I SAM-dependent methyltransferase: protein MEENQKGFWNTLKAKWYQKGLKFNTLPETALKIILPKTKDCKTFLDVGAGCGTFAIPLLKAGKKVTAIDPSAPMIMLLEEEIKKKRIRNIKTIRAAWGETEIKPHDVILCANVPELLKDSIDFLKQAHALAKKAVFLIEGADPNADKFYYKELYPILFNKPFAGRTDYFKTYTNLHNLGIFANVEIIEYAFDQPFDNMKEALDFWKEYMGIVTAEHDEKLRNFLEDKLEKFKGGLIARFHKRSAVIWWKK, encoded by the coding sequence ATGGAAGAAAATCAGAAAGGATTCTGGAATACATTAAAAGCAAAATGGTATCAAAAGGGGCTTAAGTTTAACACGCTCCCTGAGACAGCGCTTAAAATCATCCTGCCTAAAACAAAAGACTGCAAGACCTTCCTTGATGTTGGCGCAGGCTGCGGGACATTTGCAATACCCCTTTTGAAGGCAGGGAAAAAAGTTACAGCCATTGATCCGTCGGCGCCTATGATAATGCTGCTGGAAGAGGAGATTAAGAAAAAGAGAATAAGAAACATAAAGACAATCCGCGCCGCATGGGGAGAGACTGAGATAAAACCGCATGATGTTATACTGTGCGCCAATGTGCCTGAACTTTTGAAGGACTCAATAGATTTTTTGAAACAAGCCCATGCGCTTGCTAAAAAGGCAGTATTCCTGATAGAGGGTGCAGACCCGAATGCCGACAAATTTTATTATAAGGAATTATATCCCATTTTATTCAATAAGCCGTTTGCAGGGAGAACCGATTATTTTAAGACTTATACAAACCTGCATAATCTCGGCATCTTTGCCAATGTGGAGATAATAGAATATGCATTTGACCAGCCTTTTGACAACATGAAAGAGGCTCTGGATTTCTGGAAGGAATACATGGGCATAGTAACAGCAGAGCATGATGAGAAACTTCGTAATTTTCTGGAAGACAAATTAGAGAAATTTAAAGGCGGTTTAATTGCCAGGTTTCACAAGAGGTCGGCAGTAATCTGGTGGAAGAAATAA
- a CDS encoding rhomboid family intramembrane serine protease translates to MIPLKDDNPTRTFPFVTILIIVTNIVVYIYQLTLGQKAETLFILRAGAIPYEIIRFADIHPLAFIPPPLTLFSAMFIHGGFLHVAGNMLYLWIFGDNIEDRLGHFRFIVFYLLSGLIASLAHIIMLPNSTIPMIGASGAIAGVLGAYFLLYPRAHVLTLVFFFFFVDIIRIPALVFLGLWFVFQILSSAGGGGIAWYAHIGGFIGGAVLVKLFERKRFQ, encoded by the coding sequence ATGATACCTTTAAAAGACGACAACCCGACCCGCACATTTCCTTTCGTAACCATCTTAATTATTGTAACCAATATAGTTGTGTATATCTATCAGTTGACACTGGGGCAAAAGGCCGAAACGCTTTTTATTCTAAGAGCAGGCGCGATACCTTATGAGATAATCCGTTTTGCCGACATACATCCTCTGGCATTTATTCCGCCTCCACTTACCCTTTTTTCAGCCATGTTTATCCACGGCGGATTTCTGCATGTGGCAGGAAACATGCTCTACTTATGGATATTCGGGGATAATATAGAAGACAGGCTCGGACATTTCAGGTTTATCGTATTCTATTTATTGAGCGGGTTGATAGCAAGCCTTGCGCACATAATCATGCTGCCGAACTCTACCATACCTATGATTGGCGCAAGCGGCGCGATAGCTGGAGTGCTTGGGGCATACTTTCTGCTGTATCCAAGGGCGCATGTCCTTACGCTGGTATTTTTCTTCTTTTTTGTAGATATTATAAGGATCCCTGCGCTGGTCTTTCTCGGCCTGTGGTTTGTCTTTCAGATTTTGAGTTCAGCCGGGGGCGGTGGCATCGCATGGTATGCGCATATAGGCGGCTTTATCGGAGGAGCGGTATTGGTGAAATTATTTGAGAGGAAGCGATTTCAATAG
- the hemL gene encoding glutamate-1-semialdehyde 2,1-aminomutase — translation MKITNSKKLMQRAQNLIPGGVNSPVRAFKAMGGNPLFIKKAKGSKIYDADGNCFIDYIGSWGPAILGHAHPKVNAALKKAVDRGTSFGAPTELEVTLAELVLEAFPSMDMVRFVNSGTEATMSAIRLARAYTKRNKIIKFDGGYHGHSDGLLVKAGSGAATLGIPDSPGVPADIARNTYTAIYNDITSVEEILKNDPDDVACIIVEGVPGNMGVVPPQSGFLKALKDMCNQYGVLLIVDEVMSGFRLCYGGAQKVYNIDPDITCLGKIIGGGLPVGAFGGKKKIMEMLAPSGPVYQAGTLSGNPIAMTAGIETLKLLKGKGVYERLEKTTKGLCDGLKDIAARKGIPVQIARTGAMFTLFFNDRPVYNYTDAKTSNLERFAKYFRKMLGLGVYLAPSQFEAVFVSLAHTKADIEKTLHAAERVFKGL, via the coding sequence ATGAAAATCACAAATTCTAAAAAACTCATGCAAAGGGCGCAGAATCTAATCCCGGGCGGGGTGAACAGTCCTGTAAGGGCGTTCAAGGCAATGGGCGGAAATCCGCTCTTTATTAAGAAGGCAAAGGGGTCAAAGATATATGACGCGGATGGGAATTGTTTTATAGATTATATCGGCTCGTGGGGGCCGGCGATTCTCGGCCATGCGCATCCCAAAGTCAACGCCGCGTTAAAAAAGGCGGTTGACCGCGGCACGAGCTTTGGCGCGCCAACCGAGCTTGAGGTAACATTAGCAGAACTTGTGCTTGAAGCATTCCCCTCTATGGACATGGTGCGGTTTGTAAACTCAGGCACAGAGGCGACCATGAGCGCTATCCGTCTTGCAAGGGCATATACAAAGAGGAACAAGATAATAAAGTTTGATGGAGGCTATCACGGCCACAGTGACGGCCTTCTTGTCAAGGCAGGAAGCGGCGCAGCAACCCTTGGCATTCCTGACAGCCCTGGCGTGCCTGCGGATATTGCCAGAAATACCTACACCGCCATCTATAATGACATAACCTCTGTTGAGGAAATTCTTAAGAATGACCCTGATGATGTAGCCTGCATTATCGTAGAAGGCGTGCCAGGCAACATGGGTGTTGTGCCTCCACAAAGCGGGTTTTTAAAGGCGCTCAAGGATATGTGCAATCAATATGGCGTTCTTTTGATAGTGGATGAGGTGATGAGCGGTTTTAGATTATGCTACGGCGGCGCGCAGAAGGTTTATAATATTGACCCTGATATAACATGCCTTGGAAAGATTATCGGAGGCGGGCTGCCTGTCGGCGCATTTGGCGGCAAGAAAAAAATAATGGAGATGCTTGCGCCGTCCGGCCCTGTTTACCAGGCAGGAACATTATCCGGCAATCCCATTGCAATGACAGCAGGCATAGAGACCTTGAAGCTTTTAAAAGGCAAAGGCGTGTATGAAAGGCTTGAAAAGACAACTAAGGGGTTATGCGACGGCCTTAAGGATATAGCGGCGAGAAAAGGAATACCTGTTCAGATTGCAAGGACAGGCGCAATGTTCACACTTTTTTTTAATGACAGGCCTGTTTATAATTACACAGATGCAAAGACAAGCAATCTTGAAAGATTTGCAAAATATTTTAGAAAGATGCTGGGGTTGGGTGTCTATCTTGCCCCATCACAATTTGAAGCAGTGTTTGTTTCCCTTGCCCACACAAAGGCAGATATAGAAAAGACATTGCATGCTGCGGAAAGGGTTTTTAAGGGATTGTAA